The genomic interval CATACACAACTGTCTACACTATTCTATCGGCAGCGGGGACCAACCAAAGCGGTTCAGGATCTGCAAACGAAAATCTGAACTCCTATGTGGGCAAAGTGGCCAGACTTCGGTTTAGAATTCAAAATGGATTTAGTATTGCCTCGGAAGAAATTCTTGTTGATAACATACAAATCAGTATTACCTCTACCACGGATCTTCAAGTCACTATTACGGAGACCGATGCTCTTTGTAATGGAAGCGCCGATGGAGAGGCAGTAGCGAGTGTTTCAGGGGGTACTGGGCCGTATACATACGCATGGAGCAGCGGAGGCAATGGAATTACTGAAACAGGACTTGGACAAGGTGTTTACACCGTAACGGTTACCGATGACGAAGGTTGTACGGTACAAGGGATCGCTATCATTGACGAACCTACCTCCATTTCTCTTAGTGGCTCAACTACGGACAATTTCTGTGTCGGAGACTCTCAAGGATCGATTGACTTAGATGTAAATGGTGGAACACCTCCATACGCTTATGCCTGGACCAATGGTGCTGGAAGTGCTCAAGATCCAACCGGCTTGTCAGCAGGATCATACACGGTTGATGTCACAGACGATAACGGGTGTAATGCTCAAATCAGTTTTACCATCAACGAACCATCCAACGCACTCTCTGCTTCTGCCTCTCCAACAGATGTTTCGTGTAATGGGGATTCAGATGGTTCGATAGATCTTACTGTGACCTTTGGAACTCCACCATATAGCTACGTCTGGGACAACGGCGCTGGCTCAAGTCAAGACCCAAGTGGATTGAGCGCAGGAACGTACAACGTGACGGTTACTGACGCAAATGGTTGTACCACTACTGCATCAGCCGTTGTTTCCGAGCCAAGTGCTCTAGTAGCAACAGCGGTCGACGGTACCGTACCATGTTTTGGAGACACAGAGGGTTCCGCAAGTGTTAATCCTTCAGGAGGAACTCCCCCATACATGTACCAATGGAATGCCCCTGCCGGTAACCAAACTACCCAGACCGCCACTGGGCTTGTAGCGGGAACCTATAATGTCGTAATTACAGACGCTAATGGATGTACGGCGAACGTGGACGTTGATGTTACCGAACCAAGTCTTTTATCCGTGACCATTGGAAGTGTCGTGAATGTTGATTGCAATGGCAATGCAACTGGGAGCGCTACGGCAAATCCGACTGGAGGAACCCCTCCTTATACCTACAGCTGGAGTGCATCCGCTGGAAATCAGACAACGCAAACAGCCAGCAATGTTGCTGCTGGGACAATTATAGTCGTTGTGACAGATGCCAACGGCTGTACCGCCCAAAACAACGTCACGCTCACAGAACCTTCACCTCTGATCACAGGATTTACTATTAACACTGCCTTAAGCTGCAATGGTGATAATAGCGCTCAGGCTACAATTACGGCGAGCGGTGGGACCCCGCCCTATTCTTACCAGTGGCCTGCTTCAGCTGGAAGTTCAACTTCCGCGACCGTTTCATCCTTGAGTGGAGGAACATACATAGCAACGGTTACGGACGATAATGGTTGTACCTCAGAAGTTAGTGTAGTTATTTCGGAACCGGATGTAATAACTGTTGATGTCATTTTGGCGAGTGGAGTATCATGCACCGGTGAATCCGACGCAACAGCCACTGCTTCATCTTCAGGTGGTACTGGCTCTTTCACTTACTTATGGTCCGATGGACAATCTACACAAACGGCAACCGGCCTTGGTTCAGGGACCTACAGCGTTACCGTTACAGATCAAAACGGTTGTACTGAAACTGGTTCAATTGTTATCGCAAACCCTCCTGTTTTAACCGTAGTTGCATCTCAAGTCCAAGGTGTTACTTGTAATGGAGATGGAGATGGAGAAGCAACTGTAGTTCCTTCAGGAGGAACACCTCCTTATTCTTATCAATGGGACGGAAATGCAGGAGCACAGGTTACTCAGAACGCTACAAACTTGATTGGTGGTGTCTTTAACGTAATCGTAACAGATGCAAACGGATGTATCGCAAACGACTGGGTTACCATTACAGAGCCTGATGTCCTTACAGTCGTGGGAAGCGAAAATTCAGCCGTTACATGTAATGGCTTGTCAGATGGAACAGCTACAGCAACGCCTACTGGAGGAACTGGGCCTTATAGCTATCAATGGGGAGCTTCAGCAGGTAACCAAACCACTCAGACAGCAACGGGGCTTGCGGCGGGAACATATAGTGTCGTGATTACTGATGCCAATGGATGTACGGCTTCTGACAATACTGTCGTCATTAGTCAACCGAATGCTATTGTAGTCAACGCCATTGAATCAAGTGCGGTTTCATGTAATGGACTAAATGACGGACAAGCTCTCATTAACTCTACTACTGGAGGAAATGGTGGCTTTACATATGAATGGAGTACCGGGGGAATTGGTACAAGTGTTAGTGGCCTTTCTGCAGGAACCTATGGAGTTACCGCAACGGATGCACTTGGTTGTACAGGTAAAACAACTGTCGTCATTACTGAGCCTGAGGCCTTGACACTTAATGTTGTCCTCGTTCAAGACGTTCAGTGTAATGGTGACGCGGATGGATCAGCCACTGCAAGCGTTTCCGGTGGTACTCCTCCGTACTCATTTGCCTGGGACAATCTTGAAAGCACTCAAACTGCAGTAGCACTATCTGCCGGTAGCCAGGGAGTAGTTGTAACGGACGCAAATGGCTGTTCTGTATCGGGTTCGATTACGATAAACGAACCTGTCGCCTTGTTTGCGTTTGCCCCTGCTGGTCGAGTTAGTTGCCTTGGAGATTCTGATGGTGCCTTTAATATGGTCGTATCAGGTGGAACATCTCCTTACACATATGCATGGAGCAATGGAGACATTACTGAAGATGTAGAAAACCTTGCGGCCGGTACATACTCGGTGACCATTACTGATACCAACGGATGTATAACAGAACTAGAATCCCTATTGATTACTTCTCCGGATGGCATATCTGGATCATCAACTAACATTACGGACGTAGACTGTTTCGGAGCGTCTACTGGCTCAATCACCGTTTCTGCATCTGGCGGCTCTGGATCATTGACTTTCCAATGGTCCAATGGTGCTAGTAGCTCAGGATCTTCATATTCGCCAACCTATCTTCAAGATATGGAGGCAGGAAGTACGGCTAATGTGGAGGCTGAATGCTGGCAGTTAGTGGGAGGATCCATCAATGCAACGAACGTAATAGAGGGTGCTGTAAGCTTCCGTTCTGGAAACATGAATAACTCAACTTCTGAGCGGTCTATTACTAGCCCATGGACCTCATTAACCTCAAGCGCTCCGATTTCATTTATTTACGATAAGAATAACACAAATACGGGCAACGTAACCCTGAAGGTTGTTGCCATCGATGAAAGCAACAATGAATCGACGATTTGGGGTCCTAACTTAGTACCATCTATTCCTGAAGCTGTTACCTTCCCGTCTGGTGTAACCGGCAACTATCAGTTAAAATTTGAGTTCAACAGTACCGGGGGCGGGAATACTAGAGCCATCCTAGACAGCATTGTAATAGCTGGAAGAATTGTTGGTGATACGGCAAACGTACCTGGAAATGGAAATTGCAACCTACTTGTAAGTCCTCCTGATGGAAATCCAGCCTCCAATTTCGCCACCTCCTCGATTAGTGATTTGGCCGCTGGTACATATTCGGTTTCTGTTACCGATGAGAATGGCTGTAAGCAAGTCATCTCAGGTCTTGTTGTTGGAGAGCCAGCATCTGCGCTTGTCGCAGATGCCGATCTTGTTTCTGATGCCTCTTGCCCAAGCTCATCTGATGGATCCGCCACGGCTAGTGCTTCTGGTGGTACTGCTCCATATTCGTATCTCTGGAGTTCGGGTGCCAACACCAACACCGCGAGTGGTCTTTCTGCAGGGTCCTACGACGTGACTGTTACCGACGTCAATGGATGTAAGAGCATTGCTTCGGTTGCAGTTGCCGGTGTTGACAACATCGATCCGACAGCCATCTGTCAAGACATCACCATCCAACTCGACGCTTCCGGTAACGCCTCCATCTCCACTTCCGATATCGACAACGGGTCGGCCGATAACTGTGGCATCGACAACATCTCCTCGATATCACCACATTCGATTGTACCAACGTCGGACCAAACACCGTGACCCTTACCGTCACCGATGAGAATGGCAATACCGATCAGTGTACCGCTACGGTGACCGTCGAAGACAACATCGATCCGACAGCCATCTGTCAAGACATCACCATCCAACTCGACGCTTCCGGTAACGCCTCCATCTCCACTTCCGATATCGACAACGGGTCGGCCGATAACTGTGGCATCGACAACATCTCCCTCGATATCACCACATTCGATTGTACCAACGTCGGACCAAACACCGTGACCCTTACCGTCACCGATGAGAATGGCAATACCGATCAGTGTACCGCTACGGTGACCGTCGAAGACAACATCGATCCGACAGCCATCTGTCAAGACATCACCATCCAACTCGACGCTTCCGGTAACGCCTCCATCTCCACTTCCGATATCGACAACGGGTCGGCCGATAACTGTGGCATCGACAACATCTCCTCGATATCACCACATTCGATTGTACCAACGTCGGACCAAACACCGTGACCCTTACCGTCACCGATGAGAATGGCAATACCGATCAGTGTACCGCTACGGTGACCGTCGAAGACAACATCGATCCGACAGCCATCTGTCAAGACATCACCATCCAACTCGACGCTTCCGGTAACGCCTCCATCTCCACTTCCGATATCGACAACGGGTCGGCCGATAACTGTGGCATCGACAACATCTCCCTCGATATCACCACATTCGATTGTACCAACGTCGGACCAAACACCGTGACCCTTACCGTCACCGATGAGAATGGCAATACCGATCAGTGTACCGCTACGGTGACCGTCGAAGACAACATCGATCCGACAGCCATCTGTCAAGACATCACCATCCAACTCGACGCTTCCGGTAACGCCTCCATCTCCACTTCCGATATCGACAACGGGTCGGCCGATAACTGTGGCATCGACAACATCTCCTCGATATCACCACATTCGATTGTACCAACGTCGGACCAAACACCGTGACCCTTACCGTCACCGATGAGAATGGCAATACCGATCAGTGTACCGCTACGGTGACCGTCGAAGACAACATCGATCCGACAGCCATCTGTCAAGACATCACCATCCAACTCGACGCTTCCGGTAACGCCTCCATCTCCACTTCCGATATCGACAACGGGTCGGCCGATAACTGTGGCATCGACAACATCTCCCTCGATATCACCACATTCGATTGTACCAACGTCGGACCAAACACCGTGACCCTTACCGTCACCGATGAGAATGGCAATACCGATCAGTGTACCGCTACGGTGACCGTCGAAGACAACATCGATCCGACAGCCATCTGTCAAGACATCACCATCCAACTCGACGCTTCCGGTAACGCCTCCATCTCCACTTCCGATATCGACAACGGGTCGGCCGATAACTGTGGCATCGACAACATCTCCCTCGATATCACCACATTCGATTGTACCAACGTCGGACCAAACACCGTGACCCTTACCGTCACCGATGAGAATGGCAATACCGATCAGTGTACCGCTACGGTGACCGTCGAAGACAACATCGATCCGACAGCCATCTGTCAAGACATCACCATCCAACTCGACGCTTCCGGTAACGCCTCCATCTCCACTTCCGATATCGACAACGGGTCGGCCGATAACTGTGGCATCGACAACATCTCCTCGATATCACCACATTCGATTGTACCAACGTCGGACCAAACACCGTGACCCTTACCGTCACCGATGAGAATGGCAATACCGATCAGTGTACCGCTACGGTGACCGTCGAAGACAACATCGATCCGACAGCCATCTGTCAAGACATCACCATCCAACTCGACGCTTCCGGTAACGCCTCCATCTCCACTTCCGATATCGACAACGGGTCGGCCGATAACTGTGGCATCGACAACATCTCCTCGATATCACCACATTCGATTGTACCAACGTCGGACCAAACACCGTGACCCTTACCGTCACCGATGAGAATGGCAATACCGATCAGTGTACCGCTACGGTGACCGTCGAAGACAACATCGATCCGACAGCCATCTGTCAAGACATCACCATCCAACTCGACGCTTCCGGTAACGCCTCCATCTCCACTTCCGATATCGACAACGGGTCGGCCGATAACTGTGGCATCGACAACATCTCCCTCGATATCACCACATTCGATTGTACCAACGTCGGACCAAACACCGTGACCCTTACCGTCACCGATGAGAATGGCAATACCGATCAGTGTACCGCTACGGTGACCGTCGAAGACAACATCGATCCGACAGCCATCTGTCAAGACATCACCATCCAACTCGACGCTTCCGGTAACGCCTCCATCTCCACTTCCGATATCGACAACGGGTCGGCCGATAACTGTGGCATCGACAACATCTCCTCGATATCACCACATTCGATTGTACCAACGTCGGACCAAACACCGTGACCCTTACCGTCACCGATGAGAATGGCAATACCGATCAGTGTACCGCTACGGTGACCGTCGAAGACAACATCGATCCGACAGCCATCTGTCAAGACATCACCATCCAACTCGACGCTTCCGGTAACGCCTCCATCTCCACTTCCGATATCGACAACGGGTCGGCCGATAACTGTGGCATCGACAACATCTCCCTCGATATCACCACATTCGATTGTACCAACGTCGGACCAAACACCGTGACCCTTACCGTCACCGATGAGAATGGCAATACCGATCAGTGTACCGCTACGGTGACCGTCGAAGACAACATCGATCCGACAGCCATCTGTCAAGACATCACCATCCAACTCGACGCTTCCGGTAACGCCTCCATCTCCACTTCCGATATCGACAACGGGTCGGCCGATAACTGTGGCATCGACAACATCTCCCTCGATATCACCACATTCGATTGTACCAACGTCGGACCAAACACCGTGACCCTTACCGTCACCGATGAGAATGGCAATACCGATCAGTGTACCGCTACGGTGACCGTCGAAGACAACATCGATCCGACAGCCATCTGTCAAGACATCACCATCCAACTCGACGCTTCCGGTAACGCCTCCATCTCCACTTCCGATATCGACAACGGGTCGGCCGATAACTGTGGCATCGACAACATCTCCCTCGATATCACCACATTCGATTGTACCAACGTCGGACCAAACACCGTGACCCTTACCGTCACCGATGAGAATGGCAATACCGATCAGTGTACCGCTACGGTGACCGTCGAAGACAACATCGATCCGACAGCCATCTGTCAAGACATCACCATCCAACTCGACGCTTCCGGTAACGCCTCCATCTCCACTTCCGATATCGACAACGGGTCGGCCGATAACTGTGGCATCGACAACATCTCCCTCGATATCACCACATTCGATTGTACCAACGTCGGACCAAACACCGTGACCCTTACCGTCACCGATGAGAATGGCAATACCGATCAGTGTACCGCTACGGTGACCGTCGAAGACAACATCGATCCGACAGCCATCTGTCAAGACATCACCATCCAACTCGACGCTTCCGGTAACGCCTCCATCTCCACTTCCGATATCGACAACGGGTCGGCCGATAACTGTGGCATCGACAACATCTCCCTCGATATCACCACATTCGATTGTACCAACGTCGGACCAAACACCGTGACCCTTACCGTCACCGATGAGAATGGCAATACCGATCAGTGTACCGCTACGGTGACCGTCGAAGACAACATCGATCCGACAGCCATCTGTCAAGACATCACCATCCAACTCGACGCTTCCGGTAACGCCTCCATCTCCACTTCCGATATCGACAACGGGTCGGCCGATAACTGTGGCATCGACAACATCTCCTCGATATCACCACATTCGATTGTACCAACGTCGGACCAAACACCGTGACCCTTACCGTCACCGATGAGAATGGCAATACCGATCAGTGTACCGCTACGGTGACCGTCGAAGACAACATCGATCCGACAGCCATCTGTCAAGACATCACCATCCAACTCGACGCTTCCGGTAACGCCTCCATCTCCACTTCCGATATCGACAACGGGTCGGCCGATAACTGTGGCATCGACAACATCTCCCTCGATATCACCACATTCGATTGTACCAACGTCGGACCAAACACCGTGACCCTTACCGTCACCGATGAGAATGGCAATACCGATCAGTGTACCGCTACGGTGACCGTCGAAGACAACATCGATCCGACAGCCATCTGTCAAGACATCACCATCCAACTCGACGCTTCCGGTAACGCCTCCATCTCCACTTCCGATATCGACAACGGGTCGGCCGATAACTGTGGCATCGACAACATCTCCTCGATATCACCACATTCGATTGTACCAACGTCGGACCAAACACCGTGACCCTTACCGTCACCGATGAGAATGGCAATACCGATCAGTGTACCGCTACGGTGACCGTCGAAGACAACATCGATCCGACAGCCATCTGTCAAGACATCACCATCCAACTCGACGCTTCCGGTAACGCCTCCATCTCCACTTCCGATATCGACAACGGGTCGGCCGATAACTGTGGCATCGACAACATCTCCTCGATATCACCACATTCGATTGTACCAACGTCGGACCAAACACCGTGACCCTTACCGTCACCGATGAGAATGGCAATACCGATCAGTGTACCGCTACGGTGACCGTCGAAGACAACATCGATCCGACAGCCATCTGTCAAGACATCACCATCCAACTCGACGCTTCCGGTAACGCCTCCATCTCCACTTCCGATATCGACAACGGGTCGGCCGATAACTGTGGCATCGACAACATCTCCTCGATATCACCACATTCGATTGTACCAACGTCGGACCAAACACCGTGACCCTTACCGTCACCGATGAGAATGGCAATACCGATCAGTGTACCGCTACGGTGACCGTCGAAGACAACATCGATCCGACAGCCATCTGTCAAGACATCACCATCCAACTCGACGCTTCCGGTAACGCCTCCATCTCCACTTCCGATATCGACAACGGGTCGGCCGATAACTGTGGCATCGACAACATCTCCCTCGATATCACCACATTCGATTGTACCAACGTCGGACCAAACACCGTGACCCTTACCGTCACCGATGAGAATGGCAATACCGATCAGTGTACCGCTACGGTGACCGTCGAAGACAACATCGATCCGACAGCCATCTGTCAAGACATCACCATCCAACTCGACGCTTCCGGTAACGCCTCCATCTCCACTTCCGATATCGACAACGGGTCGGCCGATAACTGTGGCATCGACAACATCTCCTCGATATCACCACATTCGATTGTACCAACGTCGGACCAAACACCGTGACCCTTACCGTCACCGATGAGAATGGCAATACCGATCAGTGTACCGCTACGGTGACCGTCGAAGACAACATCGATCCGACAGCCATCTGTCAAGACATCACCATCCAACTCGACGCTTCCGGTAACGCCTCCATCTCCACTTCCGATATCGACAACGGGTCGGCCGATAACTGTGGCATCGACAACATCTCCTCGATATCACCACATTCGATTGTACCAACGTCGGACCAAACACCGTGACCCTTACCGTCACCGATGAGAATGGCAATACCGATCAGTGTACCGCTACGGTGACCGTCGAAGACAACATCGATCCGACAGCCATCTGTCAAGACATCACCAT from Cryomorphaceae bacterium carries:
- a CDS encoding HYR domain-containing protein, whose translation is MTLTVTDENGNTDQCTATVTVEDNIDPTAICQDITIQLDASGNASISTSDIDNGSADNCGIDNISLDITTFDCTNVGPNTVTLTVTDENGNTDQCTATVTVEDNIDPTAICQDITIQLDASGNASISTSDIDNGSADNCGIDNISSISPHSIVPTSDQTP